The Moorena producens PAL-8-15-08-1 genomic interval GGGAATCACAAAGCGAGTTTGGGGTCTAGCTCTGTGGATGTGTTCAGCGATCGCTAAAGACAAAGGCACTCCCTGAGCTAGTTTGGCTGGTTTTGACCCCGGTAATAGTGCGATCACTTCAGTGGAATGTTCAAGGGTATCTTCCGTTGAACCTGTAACCTGATAACCTGTAACCTGTAACCCTTGAGTAACCTGTAGCTCCTGATTAACCTGAGAACCTGCAACCTGTAACCCCTTATTAACCTGTAACCCTCTAATCTCTGCCATTAAATCTCCCACTATGGTGAATTTGTGGGCATAGGTCTTAGGCACTTGAGCGATAATATCCGGTTTCATCACGCCAAAGTGGTCAATCCAGCGGTACCAACGAGCATCCCACTCGGCATAGACAACACTGCGATATCCTAAGCGCTTACTAATCACTACTGGGAAAAATTGGTCTCCCCCTAGGAATAGAACAACCCCTTGTGAATGCCAGTCCCAGTTTTCAGCTGTATTCCCCGACAACAAGAATGGTAAAAAATCCTCCGCTGCCTGAACCCGGTCTACTTCTGGGTAGGATTTTGCGATCGCATCTTCTTTGCCCGTGGCATGAGGGCAAGGAGATAGCACTACCGATATCCGGAGTAATGAACGGTCATTCCCTAGAGTTTGCCGCAATGCCTTCACCACTGGTCGCACCCAGGTGGTCAACTCTCCTGGGCCATTGGACATAACTAAAATATCTGCTGCTGGCACTCTTCCCCACTCCTAATTATCACTATCTGGCTTGCTTTCAGCTATCAGCTGAAAGATGATAGCTGACTGCTGACGGCTTACCACTGACCGCTGACTACAAAATCTTAAGTAATGATTAAGTAGTAACGATAAGTAATAGTTGTATAAATCGATAAAATATCCTTATATATACAGCTAAGGTTACCTTTGTCAAGGATTTTTATTGTTTAGTTTTTTTAAGCTAAGCGGATTTAGCACTTCAGTAATTGTTAATTAATATTACAAAAAACCGTAATTTTTATATCGAATTGTATCAGATAACCGCTGGAACTCCCTGAAAGTATACGTTTTTTGATAGAAACTCTTTAGTTGGCAAAACAAAACTATTTCAACCAAGAGTGAGTGGTCACTGGTAGAGACGTTCGATAGCACATCTGTCAATAAAATCTAAATACGATCAAAACTATCAAAGGTGATCAGCCACTTACCGCCACTCAAGGTAAGGCACAGATAACGAATAATCAGGAAGGAGATCTAGCCACATGTTCACTCACGTCAAGTCCACCATTAGACACATCACCCCGGAACCCTTGAATGGGCGTCATTTGCTGAAGGTGGTCTATGTCGTGCTAGAACCGCAGTACCAAAGTGCATTATCAGCTGCTGTTCGGTCAATCAATCAAAATCAACCGGATATCGCTATTGAAATCAGCGGTTACCTCATTGAGGAACTCCGTGACCCAGAAAACTATGAAGACTTTAAACGGGATATAGCAGAAGCCAATATCTTTATCGCTTCACTAATCTTTATAGAAGACTTGGCCGAGAAGGTAGTAGCCGCTGTACAACCCCATCGCGATCACTTGGATGCCGCAGTAGTATTTCCATCAATGCCTAAAGTGATGCGCCTGAATAAATTAGGTAGCTTCTCCATGGCCAATTTGGGGCAATCCAAGAGTGCGATCGCACAATTCATGCGTAAGCGCAAGAAAAAATCTGGGTCTTCCTTCCAAGACAGTATGCTCAAGCTGTTGCAGACCTTACCGAAAGTCCTGAAGTATATGCCCATGGACAAAGCTCAGGATGCTCGCAACTTCATGCTCAGTTTCCAGTATTGGCTAGGGGGGTCTTCTGATAACCTGGAAAACTTCTTGCTGATGCTAGCAGATAAGTATGTCTTTAAGCGCGAGAAGAAAAACAGCGAAACCTCTGTCCAATTCAAAGACCCAGTAGTTTATCCAGATATGGGGGTTTGGCATCCTCTAGCACCACAAATGTTTGAAGATGTCAAGGAATACCTTAACTGGCATAGTAGCCGTCAAGATATCTCAACAGACTTAAAAGACCCTCTTGCTCCCTGTATTGGTTTAGTCCTGCAACGCACTCACCTAGTGACAGGGGATGATGCCCATTATGTAGCTATGGTGCAGGAACTGGAAGCTATGGGAGCAAGGGTGATTCCGATATTTGCTGGTGGTCTGGATTTCTCTAAACCTGTAGATACCTATTTTTCTGAGGAACATGGCAAAACCGTAGTGCCCTTAGTGGATGCTGTGGTATCTCTAACCGGCTTTGCTCTAGTAGGAGGTCCAGCACGGCAAGACCATCCCAAAGCAATTGAATCCTTAAAACGCCTCAATCGCCCCTATATGGTTACACTTCCCTTAGTCTTCCAAACTACGGAAGAGTGGGAAAATAGTGACTTGGGACTGCACCCGATTCAAGTAGCATTGCAAATTGCCATTCCAGAGCTGGATGGTGCCATTGAACCAATTATCCTATCCGGACGGGATGGCGCAACTGGAAAATCCATTGCGTTACAGGACCGGATTGAATCAGTAGCCCGACGGGTCATGAAATGGGCGAATTTGCGCCGTAAGCCCAAGCTTGATAAGAAAATTGCCATCACAGTCTTTAGCTTTCCTCCAGATAAAGGCAATGTTGGGACAGCGGCCTATCTTGATGTATTTGGTTCCATCTATAAAGTGATGGAAGCCCTGAACAACAATGGTTATGATGTCCAAGACTTGCCGGAATCTGCTGAGGCACTGATGCAAGAGGTGATCCATGATGCCCAAGCTCAGTACGCTAGTCCAGAATTGAATATTGCTCACCGGATGTCGGTGGTGGAGTATGAACGGTTTACTCCCTACTCCACTCGCTTAGAGGAAAACTGGGGACCACCACCAGGACATCTTAATAGTGATGGACAAAACTTGTTAATCTACGGCAAGCACTTCGGGAATGTATTCATTGGAGTACAACCTACCTTTGGGTATGAAGGAGACCCAATGCTACTGTTGTTCTCCCGTTCCGCAAGTCCTCACCATGGCTTTGCTGCTTATTACACCTATTTAGAACAAATCTGGCAAGCCGATGCGGTGCTGCACTTCGGAACCCACGGGTCTCTAGAATTTATGCCAGGGAAACAGATGGGGATGTCTGGAGACTGTTATCCAGATAATTTAATTGGTTCTATTCCCAATCTTTATTACTATGCTGCTAATAATCCCAGTGAAGCAACCATTGCTAAGCGCCGCAGCTACGCTGAAA includes:
- a CDS encoding magnesium chelatase subunit H, producing the protein MFTHVKSTIRHITPEPLNGRHLLKVVYVVLEPQYQSALSAAVRSINQNQPDIAIEISGYLIEELRDPENYEDFKRDIAEANIFIASLIFIEDLAEKVVAAVQPHRDHLDAAVVFPSMPKVMRLNKLGSFSMANLGQSKSAIAQFMRKRKKKSGSSFQDSMLKLLQTLPKVLKYMPMDKAQDARNFMLSFQYWLGGSSDNLENFLLMLADKYVFKREKKNSETSVQFKDPVVYPDMGVWHPLAPQMFEDVKEYLNWHSSRQDISTDLKDPLAPCIGLVLQRTHLVTGDDAHYVAMVQELEAMGARVIPIFAGGLDFSKPVDTYFSEEHGKTVVPLVDAVVSLTGFALVGGPARQDHPKAIESLKRLNRPYMVTLPLVFQTTEEWENSDLGLHPIQVALQIAIPELDGAIEPIILSGRDGATGKSIALQDRIESVARRVMKWANLRRKPKLDKKIAITVFSFPPDKGNVGTAAYLDVFGSIYKVMEALNNNGYDVQDLPESAEALMQEVIHDAQAQYASPELNIAHRMSVVEYERFTPYSTRLEENWGPPPGHLNSDGQNLLIYGKHFGNVFIGVQPTFGYEGDPMLLLFSRSASPHHGFAAYYTYLEQIWQADAVLHFGTHGSLEFMPGKQMGMSGDCYPDNLIGSIPNLYYYAANNPSEATIAKRRSYAETISYLTPPAENAGLYKGLKELSELIGSYQTLKDTGRGVPIVNTIMDKCRLVNLDQDIALPEQDAKELSAEERDTLVGQVYRRLMEIESRLLPCGLHVIGKPPTAEEAIATLVNIANLDRSEDEIIGLPRIIANSIEREIDEIYSNNDQGILADVELLQDITQATRAAVSAMVQAQIDSDGRVSKVSKLNFLNLGKKEPWVEALHNLGYTNVDSDAIKPLFDYLEFCLQQIVADNELGAMLQALDGEYVLPGPGGDPIRNPDVLPTGKNIHALDPQSIPTLAAVKSAKIVVDRLLARQKRDNDGAWPETIACVLWGTDNIKTYGESLAQILWMVGVKPVPDALGRVNKLELIPLEELGRPRIDVVVNCSGVFRDLFINQMNLLDQGVKMAAEADEPLEMNFVRKHSLQQAQEMGINLRQAATRVFSNASGSYASNVNLAVENSTWEEEAELQNMYLSRKSFAFSSDSPGTMEQSQKIFESALKTADVTFQNLDSSEISLTDVSHYFDSDPTKVVANLRKDGKKPTAYIADTTTANAQVRTLSETVRLDARTKLLNPKWYEGMLNHGYEGVRELSKRLVNTMGWSATADAVDNWVYEDVNTTFIQDEEMRQRLMNLNPNSFRKVVSTLLEVNGRGYWETSESNLQLLRELYQEVEDRIEGIE